From the Treponema sp. J25 genome, one window contains:
- a CDS encoding ATP-binding protein encodes MRRLSLSRNTVFSPLGAFFIYGLLSIVILLFWSSFLTENFTETKSNDLYFLVLIGIEGCIIVFLGIMLAGFMRDILGQQAGAVLRLKIFAYFMASLLSLMIPVTFIHTTTIRQILRTWQEAQLTTALEDAQWFSLDAYQFRLFYLEKLAQDPVLQTARTGTIALSEIHDDLLGLQEFISGPKGEWKSSFFKGESIAYLSMPPSTKSGFVPRRPEQKEPFIRYTIKKDTRTLWTITFSLGPHFDERIERLDRAQATLTTIQAFQQKLPSFFFILYGLSTFPLFLLATIVAANISDRITQPLVALSQAAHQVAEGDLSVRLLAHPKDELRALIDAFNHMIRELEKAQRKALENEKVNLWQDLAQRLAHEIKNPLTPIRLSAERVLRKWEQNPQAIGEVLQDSMKAIIRETDNLTSLLTEFRAFSRLPPPQLERIAIQPLVEEVMCMYRNSYPQINFIVQVHHPQMEVKADRKQIHQIFNNLFTNAIDAMQEKGELSISLDLVKKEDSSYCRISIKDTGCGIAAEHQSHVFTPYFTTKTAGTGLGLSIVERIVYEHGGAIWFHSREGSGTTFYVDLPLFEESSRKR; translated from the coding sequence ATGAGAAGGCTATCCCTTTCAAGAAACACGGTTTTTTCTCCTCTGGGCGCTTTTTTTATCTATGGATTACTCAGTATCGTCATACTTCTTTTTTGGAGCAGCTTTCTAACAGAAAATTTTACTGAAACAAAAAGCAATGACCTCTATTTCCTTGTTCTTATAGGGATTGAGGGGTGCATCATCGTTTTTTTAGGCATCATGCTTGCCGGATTCATGCGAGACATCCTTGGACAGCAAGCGGGTGCCGTGTTAAGACTGAAAATCTTTGCCTACTTTATGGCCAGTCTTCTTTCACTCATGATACCGGTTACTTTTATCCATACCACCACTATTCGTCAGATTCTGCGGACCTGGCAAGAGGCACAGCTTACCACTGCCCTGGAGGATGCCCAGTGGTTTTCTCTTGACGCCTACCAGTTTCGTCTTTTTTACCTTGAAAAGCTGGCCCAGGACCCTGTTTTGCAAACCGCCCGGACAGGGACCATAGCGCTTTCAGAGATTCACGATGACCTATTGGGACTCCAGGAATTCATCTCGGGACCTAAAGGGGAGTGGAAAAGTTCCTTCTTCAAAGGAGAATCCATCGCGTATCTTAGCATGCCTCCCAGCACAAAGAGTGGTTTCGTTCCCCGACGCCCAGAACAAAAGGAACCCTTCATTCGGTACACCATTAAAAAGGATACACGGACCCTGTGGACTATCACCTTTTCGCTGGGCCCCCATTTTGATGAGCGAATCGAACGGCTTGATCGAGCCCAAGCTACTCTTACTACTATTCAGGCTTTTCAACAAAAATTACCTTCCTTCTTTTTTATCCTTTATGGGCTTTCCACGTTCCCCCTCTTTCTTCTTGCCACCATTGTGGCGGCAAACATAAGCGACCGCATAACCCAGCCCCTGGTTGCCCTTTCTCAGGCTGCCCATCAGGTTGCCGAAGGAGATCTTTCGGTTCGTCTGCTTGCCCATCCTAAAGACGAATTACGCGCTCTTATCGATGCCTTTAATCACATGATCCGGGAACTGGAAAAGGCCCAGCGGAAGGCCCTGGAAAACGAAAAGGTGAACCTCTGGCAGGACCTGGCCCAGCGGCTTGCCCACGAAATAAAAAATCCCCTTACCCCCATTCGGCTTTCAGCCGAACGGGTCCTCCGAAAATGGGAACAGAACCCTCAAGCCATTGGAGAGGTCCTTCAGGACTCTATGAAGGCTATCATTCGAGAAACCGATAACCTTACCTCCCTGTTAACCGAATTCCGGGCATTTTCTCGGTTACCTCCTCCACAACTGGAACGAATTGCCATCCAACCCCTGGTAGAAGAAGTAATGTGTATGTATCGAAATTCCTATCCTCAGATCAATTTTATAGTCCAGGTTCATCATCCTCAGATGGAAGTAAAGGCAGATCGAAAACAAATTCATCAAATTTTTAACAATTTATTTACCAACGCTATTGATGCGATGCAAGAAAAAGGGGAACTTTCTATCAGCCTCGACCTTGTCAAAAAGGAAGATTCTAGTTATTGTAGAATAAGCATTAAAGATACTGGTTGTGGCATAGCGGCAGAACATCAAAGCCACGTGTTTACCCCCTACTTTACCACAAAAACTGCCGGTACCGGTCTGGGTCTTTCGATTGTGGAACGAATAGTATATGAACACGGGGGGGCCATCTGGTTCCATTCTCGGGAGGGAAGTGGGACCACTTTCTATGTAGATTTACCCCTTTTTGAGGAATCGAGTCGCAAACGATGA
- the hprK gene encoding HPr(Ser) kinase/phosphatase, protein MAVKRFTVLDLIDMDLKEHNALNLRCIGGRKGLSRVIDIPDLNRPGLALSGFYDSFAYQRIQIFGRGEVAYLRKLASEHKTDTIQKMFEYPIPCCIFTHSLLPDSGFFEIAEKAQCPILQTDLPSSEFSSRLLRVLSTIFAPQKSMHGVLVEVYGIGVLILGDSGVGKSEAALELIERGHRLVADDVVDIRCVNGNILMGSGANKIIGHHMEIRGLGIINITHLFGVGAIRDKKQIQLVVELEEWNPEKMYDRLGTTDLTIDILGVKVPKLEIPVKPGRNIPIIIETAAMNERLKKMGYYSAKEFNQNILKWIESDSARSVYYGQDDFI, encoded by the coding sequence ATGGCCGTAAAACGATTCACCGTCCTGGATCTCATCGATATGGACCTGAAAGAGCACAACGCCTTGAATCTGCGGTGTATCGGTGGAAGAAAAGGGCTTTCTCGGGTCATCGATATCCCCGATCTGAACCGGCCAGGGCTTGCCCTCTCAGGCTTTTATGACTCCTTCGCCTATCAGCGAATCCAGATTTTCGGCCGAGGCGAGGTGGCCTATCTCCGAAAGCTTGCCTCAGAACACAAGACCGACACCATCCAGAAAATGTTTGAATACCCTATCCCCTGCTGTATTTTTACCCACAGTCTGCTTCCTGACTCGGGTTTCTTTGAAATTGCCGAAAAGGCCCAATGCCCTATTTTGCAAACCGATCTCCCTTCTTCTGAATTTTCGTCCCGCTTGCTTCGGGTGCTTTCTACTATCTTTGCTCCACAAAAAAGCATGCACGGCGTTCTGGTGGAAGTGTACGGCATTGGGGTACTCATATTGGGCGATTCGGGGGTTGGGAAAAGCGAGGCCGCCCTGGAATTAATCGAACGGGGACACCGTCTTGTGGCTGACGATGTGGTAGATATCCGCTGCGTCAACGGAAACATCCTTATGGGTTCGGGGGCTAATAAAATCATTGGCCATCATATGGAAATCCGGGGATTGGGCATCATCAATATTACCCATCTTTTTGGGGTAGGGGCGATCCGGGACAAGAAACAGATTCAACTAGTGGTAGAGCTGGAAGAATGGAACCCCGAAAAAATGTACGACCGACTGGGCACGACTGATCTTACAATAGATATCCTGGGAGTGAAGGTGCCCAAGCTAGAGATCCCCGTGAAACCGGGACGAAACATCCCCATCATTATAGAAACGGCGGCCATGAATGAACGCTTAAAGAAAATGGGGTATTATTCGGCAAAAGAGTTTAACCAGAACATCCTTAAATGGATTGAAAGTGATTCTGCCCGTTCAGTGTATTATGGGCAGGATGACTTTATTTGA
- a CDS encoding HPr family phosphocarrier protein, with protein sequence MIEQMVTIKNRAGIHARPAALLVQTANKYKSKIYIEKDNDRVNGKSIMGIITLGAGYNTSLKIIADGEDEQEALAALIHLFDSKFEEE encoded by the coding sequence ATGATAGAACAGATGGTCACCATCAAAAATCGAGCAGGGATTCACGCCCGACCGGCGGCTCTCCTGGTACAGACGGCAAACAAATATAAATCTAAAATTTACATAGAAAAAGACAACGATAGAGTGAATGGCAAATCTATTATGGGTATCATTACCCTTGGCGCAGGGTATAACACCAGTCTTAAAATCATTGCGGATGGGGAAGACGAACAAGAAGCCCTAGCAGCATTGATCCATTTGTTTGATTCAAAGTTTGAAGAAGAATAA
- a CDS encoding redox-sensing transcriptional repressor Rex yields the protein MNQIPGPAIERLLHLLRFLERLDVQFITSSEIEDYTGWSSATVRKDISYLEGISAGTAGYEVGRLKEVIRETLGLTEGRRICIVGLGRLGSAFLNFTGFEQEGFHLVAGFDSSVNRIEILRSPVPLYPTYKMAEVISRFQIELALLCVPASEAQRSAEKLVAAGIRGILNFAPVVLTVPPTVAVENLYVVDGLRALAARLSSKKGTEPGIPGKNE from the coding sequence ATGAATCAAATTCCTGGTCCTGCAATCGAACGGCTTCTCCATTTGCTCCGCTTTCTGGAGCGGCTTGATGTTCAATTTATCACATCTTCCGAGATAGAAGACTATACCGGATGGTCCAGTGCCACCGTCCGGAAGGATATTTCCTATCTGGAAGGAATTTCTGCGGGAACCGCCGGCTATGAGGTGGGACGGCTTAAAGAGGTAATCCGGGAAACCCTGGGGCTTACGGAGGGACGCCGGATTTGTATTGTGGGCCTCGGACGGCTTGGCTCGGCCTTTCTCAATTTTACAGGGTTTGAGCAGGAAGGGTTTCACCTTGTGGCAGGTTTTGATTCAAGCGTGAACCGCATCGAGATACTCCGCTCGCCGGTTCCCCTCTATCCAACCTATAAAATGGCGGAGGTGATTTCCCGTTTTCAGATTGAACTGGCCCTGCTTTGTGTTCCTGCCTCGGAAGCCCAGAGGAGCGCAGAAAAACTGGTTGCCGCAGGAATCCGGGGCATTCTTAATTTTGCGCCGGTGGTGTTAACGGTTCCGCCGACGGTGGCGGTAGAAAACCTGTACGTGGTAGATGGGCTGCGAGCCCTGGCGGCTCGCTTAAGCAGCAAAAAAGGAACTGAGCCGGGGATTCCCGGGAAAAATGAATAG